A genomic window from Glycine soja cultivar W05 chromosome 10, ASM419377v2, whole genome shotgun sequence includes:
- the LOC114369853 gene encoding intermediate cleaving peptidase 55, mitochondrial-like, whose protein sequence is MQGAVRKLTRIISHRQVVGFRSYCTDKVVVDIGQPTSASHPQLLKDGELTPGISTEEYILRRKKLLDLLPEKSLAIIAAAPVKMMTDVVPYTFRQDADYLYITGCQQPGGVAILGHDCGLCMFMPEAKPNDVIWQGQIAEVDAALDTFKADRAYPMKKLQEILPDMIRGSSKLFHNVETATPEYMELEAFKKLAYCNNVKNLAVYTHQLRWIKSPAELKLMKESASIACQALLLAMLHSKTFPFEGMLAAKVEYECKIRGAQRMGFNPVVGGGPNGSVIHYSRNDQRIKHGDLVLMDVGCELHGYVSDLTRTWPPCGSFSSAQEELYALILETNKHCVELCKPGASIRQIHNHSVEMLQKGLKELGILRDVGSSSYHKLNPTSIGHYLGMDIHDCSTVSFDCPLKPGVVITIEPGVYIPSSFNVPERYRGIGIRIEDEVLITETGYEVLTASIPKEVKHIESLLNNFGQLKSL, encoded by the exons ATGCAGGGTGCCGTAAGAAAACTAACCAGGATAATTTCACACCGACAA GTTGTAGGTTTTCGTTCCTATTGCACTGACAAGGTGGTTGTTGATATTGGACAACCAACCTCTGCGTCTCATCCGCAG CTACTAAAAGATGGGGAGCTCACACCGGGTATATCTACTGAGGAATATAtcctaagaagaaaaaagttgttGGATCTTCTCCCGGAGAAGAGTTTGGCAATCATTGCTGCTGCCCCAGTAAAGATGATGACAGATGTTGTGCCTTATACATTTCGACAAGATGCCGATTACTTGTATATCACAGGCTGCCAACAACCTGGTGGTGTGGCTATTTTAGGACATGACTGTGGTTTATGCATGTTCATGCCAGAAGCTAAGCCTAAT GATGTGATTTGGCAAGGGCAGATAGCAGAAGTTGATGCAGCATTAGATACATTCAAGGCTGACAGggcatatccaatgaaaaaATTGCAAGAG ATCCTTCCAGATATGATAAGGGGATCATCAAAATTGTTCCACAATGTCGAGACTGCAACTCCTGAATATATGGAACTGGAAGCCTTCAAAAAGCTAGCTTACTGTAACAATGTAAAGAATCTAGCTGTTTATACCCATCAACTGCGATGGATAAAGTCACCAGCAGAGCTCAAGCTGATGAAGGAATCTGCATCAATTGCTTGTCAG GCTCTTTTGTTGGCAATGTTGCATTCAAAGACATTCCCTTTTGAAGGTATGCTAGCGGCAAAGGTTGAGTATGAATGCAAAATTAGAGGTGCTCAGCGGATGGG GTTCAATCCTGTGGTTGGTGGCGGGCCTAATGGAAGTGTTATACATTATTCTAGGAATGATCAGAGA ATTAAACATGGTGATCTTGTTTTGATGGATGTTGGATGTGAGTTACATGGTTATGTCAGTGATCTTACTCGTACCTGGCCACCTTGTGGTAGCTTTTCTTCTGCCCAG GAGGAGCTTTATGCGCTTATACTGGAAACAAATAAGCATTGTGTGGAACTTTGTAAGCCCGGTGCCAGTATTCGGCAAATACACAACCATTCG GTTGAAATGCTGCAGAAAGGACTCAAAGAGCTCGGGATTTTGAGAGATGTTGGAAGCAGTTCTTACCATAAGCTGAACCCAACTTCTATAG GTCACTATCTAGGGATGGACATTCATGATTGTTCAACGGTCAGCTTTGACTGTCCTCTGAAGCCAGGTGTT GTAATAACTATTGAACCAGGAGTGTACATCCCATCTTCTTTTAATGTTCCAGAGAG GTACCGAGGCATTGGGATACGGATTGAGGATGAGGTTCTCATCACAGAAACTGGTTATGag GTCCTAACAGCATCAATCCCAAAAGAAGTGAAGCATATTGAGTCCTTGCTGAACAATTTCGGACAACTAAAGAGCTTATAG